In Planctomonas sp. JC2975, the genomic stretch CTTCTTGGTCTCCGGGTCGACCAGAGCCACGTTGGACACGTGGATCGGCGCCTCGTGCGTCTCAAGACCACCGGTCTTGGAGCCGCGCTGGGTCTGACCGACCTTCACGTGCTTCGTGACGTAGTTGATGCCCTCGACCACAACGCGATCCTGCTCGACCAGAACCTCGATGACCTTGCCCTGCTTGCCGCGGTCTCCGCCGCGGGCCTGGCTCGGACCCGAGATGACCTGGACCAGGTCGCCCTTCTTGATGTTCGCCATGGACTAGATCACCTCCGGCGCCAGCGAGATGATCTTCATGAACTTCTTGTCGCGCAGTTCGCGACCGACGGGCCCGAAGATGCGCGTTCCGCGCGGGTCGCCGTCGTTCTTCAAGATCACCGCGGCGTTCTCATCGAACTTGATGTACGAGCCGTCTGCACGGCGCGTCTCCTTCACGGTGCGGACGATGACCGCCTTGACGACATCGCCCTTCTTCACGTTTCCACCGGGGATGGCGTCCTTGACGGTCGCCACGATGGTGTCGCCGAGACCGGCGTACTTGCGCTTCGAACCACCGAGAACGCGGATCGTGAGCAACTCCTTGGCGCCGGTGTTGTCGGCGACCTTGAGTCGGGATTCCTGCTGAATCACTTCTCTAACTCCTTGTCACAAGCAAGCCGACGGCTTACTTGGCCTTCTCGAGGATCTCGACCAGGCGCCAGCGCTTCGTGGCGCTGTACGGACGGGTCTCGTTGATGATCACGAGATCGCCGATGCCTGCGCTGTTGGTCTCGTCGTGCACCTTCACCTTGGTGGTGCGGCGGATGACCTTGCCGTACAGCGGGTGCTTCACGCGGTCTTCGACCTCGACGACGATGGTCTTGTCCATCTTGTCGCTGACGACGTAGCCGCGGCGGGACTTGCGGTATCCGCGGGCGTTGACGTCCTTGACGTCGTGCGCGGCGTGCTCGTGACCGGCCGGAGCGGCGGTCTCAGCCTGTGCCTTGGTGGCAGCCATTACTCCGCCTCCTCCTTCGTCTCGGTCTCGGCCTCAGCGGCCTCGGCCTTCTTGCTGGTCTTCTTAGCAGCCTTGGCGGGAACCTCGACCGCAGCCGGCGTCGCACGGATGCCGAGCTCGCGCTCGCGGATCACCGTGTAGATGCGGGCGATGTCGCGCTTGACGGCGCGGAGACGGCCGTGGCTCTCGAGCTGGCCGGTTGCCGACTGGAAGCGCAGGTTGAACAGCTCTTCCTTGGCCTTCTTCAGTTCATCGACGAGCTTCTCGTCGTCGAAGGTGTCGAGCTCAGCGGGAGCGAGCTCCTTGGATCCGATCGCCATTACGCGTCGCCCTCCTCGCGCTTGATGATGCGTGCCTTGAGGGGCAGCTTGTGGATGGCACGGGTGAGTGCCTCGCGGGCCAGCGTCTCGTTGACGCCGGCGACCTCGAAGAGCACACGGCCCGGCTTGACATTGGCGACCCACCACTCGGGCGAACCCTTACCAGAACCCATGCGGGTTTCGGCCGGCTTCTTCGTGAGCGGACGGTCGGGGTAGATGTTGATCCACACCTTGCCGCCACGCTTGATGTGACGCGTCATGGCGATACGAGCGGACTCGATCTGACGGTTCGTCACGTAAGCGGGGGTCAGGGCCTGGATGCCGAACTCGCCGAAGCTGACCTTCGTGCCACCGGTCGCCTGGCCGCTACGGCCGGGGTGGTGCTGCTTGCGGTGCTTGACTCTGCGGGGAATCAACATGGTTATGCACTGGCTCCTTCTGCCGCGGGGGCCTCGGCCTGAGCGCGGGGCGCACGGCGCGGACGGTCGCTGCGGTCCGGGCGGCCGGACTTGGCGGCGGCCTGCTCGCGAGCGAGTTCCTTGTTGGTGATGTCGCCCTTGTAGATCCAGACCTTCACACCGATGCGGCCGAAGGTGGTCTTGGCCTCGTAGAAGCCGTAGTCGATGTTCGCGCGCAGCGTGTGCAGCGGCACACGACCCTCGCGGTAGAACTCCGACCGGCTCATCTCGGCGCCGCCGAGGCGGCCGGAGACCTGGATACGAACACCCTTGGCGCCGGCGCGCTGGGCGCCCTGCAGGCCCTTGCGCATCGCGCGACGGAATGCCACGCGAGCGCTCAGCTGCTCGGCGATGCCCTGGGCGACGAGCTGCGCATCCGCTTCGGGGTTCTTCACCTCGAGGATGTTCAGCTGGATCTGCTTGCCGGTGAGCTTCTCGAGGTCGGCGCGGATGCGCTCGGCCTCGGCCCCACGGCGACCGATCACGATGCCCGGGCGAGCGGTGTGGATGTCCACACGCACGCGGTCACGGGTGCGCTCGATCTCGATGCGCGAGACGCCGGCACGGTCGAGCTGCGTCTGCAGCAGGCGACGGATCTTGACGTCCTCGGCGATGTAGTCGGCGTAACGCTGACCGGGCTTCGTCGAGTCCGAGAACCAACGCGACACGTGGTCCGTCGTGATGCCCAGACGGAAGCCGTACGGGTTGACCTTCTGACCCATTACTTCGTCCCCTCGTCAGGTGTGGCCAGCACAACGGTGATGTGGCTGGTGCGCTTGTTGATGCGGAACGCGCGGCCCTGTGCGCGGGGCTGGAAACGCTTGAGCGTCGTGCCCTCGTCGACGAAGGCGCGGCTCACGTAGAGGTCCCGCTCGTCCAGGTACTGGTTCGTGGCGTCGGCCTTCACGCGGGCATTCGCGATTGCGGATGCCACGAGCTTGTAGACCGGCTCGCTCGCGCCCTGGGGCGCGAACTTCAGGATGGCCAGGGCCTCCTGAGCCTG encodes the following:
- the rpmC gene encoding 50S ribosomal protein L29; the protein is MAIGSKELAPAELDTFDDEKLVDELKKAKEELFNLRFQSATGQLESHGRLRAVKRDIARIYTVIRERELGIRATPAAVEVPAKAAKKTSKKAEAAEAETETKEEAE
- the rplP gene encoding 50S ribosomal protein L16, whose product is MLIPRRVKHRKQHHPGRSGQATGGTKVSFGEFGIQALTPAYVTNRQIESARIAMTRHIKRGGKVWINIYPDRPLTKKPAETRMGSGKGSPEWWVANVKPGRVLFEVAGVNETLAREALTRAIHKLPLKARIIKREEGDA
- the rpsQ gene encoding 30S ribosomal protein S17, producing MAATKAQAETAAPAGHEHAAHDVKDVNARGYRKSRRGYVVSDKMDKTIVVEVEDRVKHPLYGKVIRRTTKVKVHDETNSAGIGDLVIINETRPYSATKRWRLVEILEKAK
- the rplV gene encoding 50S ribosomal protein L22, which codes for MVESIARVRHIRVTPQKARRVVDLIRGKQAQEALAILKFAPQGASEPVYKLVASAIANARVKADATNQYLDERDLYVSRAFVDEGTTLKRFQPRAQGRAFRINKRTSHITVVLATPDEGTK
- the rplN gene encoding 50S ribosomal protein L14; the encoded protein is MIQQESRLKVADNTGAKELLTIRVLGGSKRKYAGLGDTIVATVKDAIPGGNVKKGDVVKAVIVRTVKETRRADGSYIKFDENAAVILKNDGDPRGTRIFGPVGRELRDKKFMKIISLAPEVI
- the rpsC gene encoding 30S ribosomal protein S3; its protein translation is MGQKVNPYGFRLGITTDHVSRWFSDSTKPGQRYADYIAEDVKIRRLLQTQLDRAGVSRIEIERTRDRVRVDIHTARPGIVIGRRGAEAERIRADLEKLTGKQIQLNILEVKNPEADAQLVAQGIAEQLSARVAFRRAMRKGLQGAQRAGAKGVRIQVSGRLGGAEMSRSEFYREGRVPLHTLRANIDYGFYEAKTTFGRIGVKVWIYKGDITNKELAREQAAAKSGRPDRSDRPRRAPRAQAEAPAAEGASA
- the rplX gene encoding 50S ribosomal protein L24, which encodes MANIKKGDLVQVISGPSQARGGDRGKQGKVIEVLVEQDRVVVEGINYVTKHVKVGQTQRGSKTGGLETHEAPIHVSNVALVDPETKKPTRVGFREEKVTKDGVTKTVRVRYAKKSGKDL